A genomic region of Caldicellulosiruptor acetigenus contains the following coding sequences:
- a CDS encoding iron ABC transporter permease, with protein MLQREYLKLTTRKIVFLMVVCILTFILAGYAIVVGSSNLSFLDVLKTLIGRGDERTKLIVFNIRLVRVLAAILAGIGLAIGGSATQTLLHNPLASPFTLGVSQGAAFGAAVSIILLGGGTTSSSASDSVVILHPSIVVTCAFLGSMISSVVVILLAQVKKFSPEAVVLSGVALSSLFSAATTIIQYFASDVKIAALVFWTFGDIGRASMDDVKVLCVFVLLSWLYFFKNAWDYSAIESGEDVAKSLGVNVERKRIAGIFISSFVTSVVVAFLGIIGFICLLGPHIARRFVGNDQRFLIAASGLVGGFLLLLSDTVARLIISPIVLPVGAVTSFLGAPLFLYLLIRRKKP; from the coding sequence ATGCTTCAAAGAGAGTATTTGAAACTTACCACAAGAAAAATTGTATTTTTAATGGTTGTATGCATTCTGACATTTATTTTAGCTGGGTATGCTATTGTTGTTGGGTCGTCAAATTTGAGCTTTTTAGATGTTTTAAAGACGCTCATTGGCAGAGGAGATGAAAGAACGAAACTAATTGTGTTTAATATAAGACTTGTGCGGGTGCTGGCTGCCATTTTGGCTGGCATTGGACTTGCTATAGGCGGTAGCGCAACACAGACGCTCCTTCACAACCCCTTAGCTTCACCTTTTACGCTTGGTGTGTCCCAGGGTGCTGCATTTGGTGCAGCGGTTAGTATAATTTTGCTTGGTGGCGGCACCACTTCATCTTCTGCCTCTGATTCTGTTGTGATTTTGCATCCCTCAATAGTAGTTACCTGTGCGTTTTTAGGGTCGATGATATCAAGTGTGGTTGTTATTTTGCTTGCACAGGTCAAAAAATTTTCGCCTGAGGCGGTTGTACTGTCAGGTGTTGCGCTAAGTTCCTTGTTTTCAGCTGCGACAACAATTATTCAATATTTTGCATCAGATGTTAAGATTGCAGCACTTGTTTTTTGGACGTTCGGCGATATTGGAAGAGCGTCAATGGACGATGTCAAAGTTTTATGTGTGTTTGTCCTGCTTTCATGGCTGTATTTTTTCAAAAATGCTTGGGACTACAGCGCAATTGAAAGTGGCGAAGATGTGGCAAAAAGCCTTGGTGTGAATGTTGAAAGAAAAAGAATTGCTGGGATTTTTATCAGCAGTTTTGTTACATCAGTTGTGGTTGCCTTTTTGGGAATCATAGGATTTATATGTCTTTTGGGACCGCATATAGCAAGAAGGTTTGTAGGGAATGACCAAAGATTTCTGATTGCTGCATCTGGACTTGTTGGAGGTTTTTTGCTTCTTTTGTCTGATACAGTTGCAAGGCTTATAATATCACCCATTGTTTTGCCGGTTGGAGCTGTGACCTCTTTTTTAGGTGCTCCACTTTTTCTATATCTCTTAATCAGGAGGAAGAAACCATAA
- a CDS encoding iron ABC transporter substrate-binding protein, translating into MYNIKNRKILFLNAKRLLALALAICFLSFLSTSIFKAFAKGEKASSKLIVTDLLGRKVEIENKKNKRLVAIGPGALRLVLYVNGTNNIVGVENAEKVWEEGSRTYIMAYPQLKKLPTIGQGGADSSPDPEKLIAVKPDVIFAASFLDKAKADALQAKTKIPVVVLDYGTKLLFDENVYKSLRLIGKIVGRQQRAEDLINYMQRCKAFLNERTKNIPASKKPKVYVGAIGFKGGHGFESTMGKYFPFLAINALNVADSSNKEGWFMVEKEKILEWDPDLIFIDEANLELVKQDYKKNPEFYKSLSAFKNGRVYGQLPYNFYWTNIDTVLADTFWIAKVVFPDRFRDVDPVKRADEVYKFFLGKPLYSKMAKKFGGFVKINLD; encoded by the coding sequence ATGTACAACATCAAAAATAGGAAAATATTATTTTTGAATGCAAAAAGGTTACTTGCTTTAGCCTTAGCTATTTGTTTTTTAAGTTTTCTTAGCACAAGTATTTTCAAAGCCTTTGCAAAGGGGGAAAAAGCATCTTCAAAGCTTATTGTCACTGACCTTTTAGGCAGGAAGGTTGAGATTGAAAACAAAAAGAATAAAAGGCTTGTTGCGATAGGTCCGGGTGCGCTAAGGCTTGTGTTATATGTCAATGGGACAAACAATATTGTTGGTGTTGAGAACGCAGAAAAGGTCTGGGAAGAAGGGAGCAGAACATATATCATGGCATATCCACAGCTCAAAAAACTTCCAACAATTGGCCAAGGCGGTGCTGACTCTTCTCCTGACCCTGAAAAATTAATAGCTGTGAAGCCTGATGTGATTTTTGCTGCAAGTTTTTTAGACAAGGCAAAGGCAGACGCGCTTCAGGCAAAAACAAAGATACCTGTTGTGGTACTCGACTATGGTACAAAGCTTCTTTTTGATGAGAATGTGTACAAATCGCTCAGGCTCATTGGAAAGATTGTAGGCAGGCAGCAGCGTGCAGAAGACCTCATAAACTACATGCAAAGGTGCAAAGCGTTCTTAAATGAAAGGACAAAGAACATTCCTGCTTCTAAAAAGCCAAAAGTGTATGTTGGAGCTATTGGCTTTAAAGGCGGGCATGGTTTTGAGAGCACAATGGGAAAATATTTTCCGTTTTTAGCCATAAATGCGCTCAATGTTGCAGACAGCAGCAACAAAGAAGGATGGTTCATGGTTGAGAAAGAAAAGATTTTAGAGTGGGACCCTGACCTTATATTTATTGATGAGGCTAATCTTGAGCTTGTAAAGCAGGATTACAAGAAAAATCCTGAGTTTTATAAATCTCTTTCAGCCTTCAAAAATGGCAGAGTCTATGGTCAGCTTCCTTACAATTTCTACTGGACAAATATTGATACTGTCCTGGCAGACACTTTCTGGATTGCAAAGGTTGTGTTCCCAGACAGGTTCAGAGATGTTGACCCTGTCAAAAGAGCAGATGAAGTTTACAAGTTTTTCTTGGGTAAGCCTCTTTACAGTAAAATGGCGAAGAAGTTCGGAGGTTTTGTAAAGATAAATTTAGACTAA
- a CDS encoding sensor histidine kinase, whose product MKINILKFRKISWRITFTYAVVFSAVVILLNFLVLYGVRFYLRQQAITQVDSIGKNIEGKILGVGDEQKDIYDEELVNDSVINSDINIKIADSSGKILNHSKNFDPQVSIKANPNNVMVVENEEKHLIVKNFVISDNGKIIGYVQVAKNMNREYSFLKLLFMVLLVADAIGMITSVITGFSISQKILKPIKEITNTAKRITATDLNVKINVGEVDDELSNLAKTFNEMIERLKISFEKQNQFVSDASHELRTPLSVINGYINLIDRWGKNDKEVLQESIVAIKNEVKYMTELVERLLFLARGDSGVIKLQKEVVNLNQLVEEIVKEGKLVAPNRNWSYNLKGRIDIFADGRLIKQMLRAIIDNSIKFTQEGGTINISVEKHLDKVKIVVKDNGIGIPREEIGKIFDRFYRVDKVRSKTTGGSGLGLSIVKWIVEAHNGEILVESELGKGTEVSVLLPM is encoded by the coding sequence ATGAAGATTAACATTTTAAAGTTCAGGAAAATTTCTTGGAGAATTACATTTACATATGCCGTAGTGTTTTCCGCAGTGGTTATATTGTTAAACTTCTTAGTTTTATATGGAGTAAGATTTTATCTTCGTCAACAAGCTATAACCCAAGTTGATAGCATTGGTAAGAATATAGAAGGTAAAATATTGGGAGTAGGTGATGAACAGAAAGATATTTATGATGAAGAGCTTGTAAATGATTCAGTAATTAACAGCGATATCAATATAAAGATAGCTGATAGTAGTGGTAAGATTTTAAACCATTCAAAGAATTTTGACCCTCAAGTTAGTATAAAGGCAAATCCCAATAATGTTATGGTAGTTGAAAATGAAGAAAAACATTTAATAGTTAAGAATTTTGTCATATCCGATAATGGCAAGATTATTGGATATGTTCAAGTTGCTAAGAATATGAATAGAGAATACTCATTTCTTAAACTATTGTTCATGGTGTTACTTGTTGCCGATGCTATTGGAATGATAACATCAGTTATTACCGGATTTTCTATCAGCCAAAAAATACTAAAACCTATTAAAGAGATAACAAATACTGCAAAAAGAATTACTGCAACAGATTTGAATGTAAAAATTAATGTAGGTGAAGTTGATGATGAATTAAGCAATCTTGCTAAAACTTTTAATGAGATGATTGAAAGGTTGAAGATTTCGTTTGAAAAGCAAAACCAATTTGTATCAGATGCATCACATGAATTGAGAACTCCTTTATCTGTTATAAATGGATATATAAACTTAATAGATAGATGGGGGAAAAATGATAAAGAGGTTTTACAAGAATCTATAGTTGCTATAAAGAATGAAGTCAAATATATGACAGAACTTGTAGAAAGGTTATTATTTTTGGCAAGAGGGGATAGTGGGGTTATAAAACTTCAAAAAGAGGTAGTTAATTTGAATCAGTTAGTAGAAGAAATTGTTAAAGAAGGTAAACTTGTTGCACCTAATCGTAATTGGAGTTATAATCTTAAAGGGCGAATAGATATTTTTGCTGATGGAAGATTAATAAAGCAAATGTTGCGAGCTATCATTGACAACAGCATAAAATTTACTCAAGAAGGTGGTACAATTAATATCTCAGTAGAGAAACATTTGGATAAAGTGAAAATAGTTGTAAAGGATAATGGCATTGGTATTCCCCGTGAAGAGATTGGCAAAATATTTGATAGGTTTTATAGGGTTGATAAGGTCCGAAGTAAGACCACAGGGGGAAGTGGATTAGGACTATCAATTGTAAAATGGATAGTTGAAGCACATAATGGAGAGATTTTGGTTGAAAGTGAACTTGGAAAAGGGACAGAGGTAAGCGTATTGCTGCCTATGTGA
- a CDS encoding PepSY domain-containing protein, producing the protein MLKQVKKFVVPLLAIAFVLSFVIGYANSHSITNFTKQDSLVKKQATQVQNQNQNYNSSEGKNVDNPKDNDIERADDGQNVDNPKDNDVEKADEENDESNLITKAKISKNEVESIVKSAYPDSVIQKVDVGDENGLIIYEVKITDKSGKVLNVKVDASNGKIVGVENGNSQQEEQKDEDNGHETDNQEVENEQ; encoded by the coding sequence ATGTTAAAACAAGTTAAAAAATTTGTGGTGCCATTGCTTGCAATAGCTTTTGTCCTGAGCTTTGTAATAGGGTATGCAAATTCACACTCTATTACAAATTTTACCAAACAAGATAGTCTTGTTAAAAAACAGGCGACACAAGTTCAAAATCAGAATCAAAATTATAATTCATCAGAAGGAAAGAATGTAGACAATCCAAAAGACAATGATATTGAAAGAGCTGATGATGGGCAAAATGTAGATAACCCAAAAGACAATGATGTAGAAAAAGCTGATGAAGAAAATGATGAGAGCAATCTAATTACCAAAGCGAAGATCTCAAAAAATGAAGTGGAGAGTATTGTTAAATCTGCATATCCTGATAGTGTTATTCAGAAAGTAGATGTTGGCGATGAAAATGGTCTAATTATCTATGAAGTTAAAATAACTGATAAATCAGGTAAGGTTTTAAATGTCAAAGTTGATGCAAGCAATGGCAAGATTGTAGGTGTTGAAAATGGAAATTCTCAGCAGGAAGAACAAAAGGATGAAGACAATGGACATGAGACAGACAACCAAGAAGTAGAAAATGAACAATAA
- a CDS encoding 4Fe-4S binding protein, which produces MKKFTTENEINKYFRLFSQILFFTIILITAIIHSLAEKGVEVKVPFFSNASLHSLCPFGGVVSVYKLITEGTFVQKIHESSFVLLAIVIVLSILFGSVFCGFICPFGSVQEWIGKLGKMIFKKRFNKFIPSKYDKYFRYFRYVVLLWVVYITAKTGTLVFANIDPYHALFTFWTGEVAIQALIFLIVIIILSFIVERPFCKYFCPLGAFVGLFNLIRIFKIKRNPSYCISCKKCNSVCPMNIDVHSKEVINDPQCVTCLQCSSEISCPVENTIVFETRRWIKNENKH; this is translated from the coding sequence TTGAAAAAATTTACAACAGAAAATGAAATCAATAAATATTTCAGACTTTTTTCTCAAATATTGTTTTTTACTATTATTCTAATTACTGCAATAATTCACTCTTTGGCTGAAAAAGGAGTGGAAGTTAAAGTGCCTTTTTTCTCTAATGCATCATTACATAGTTTATGTCCATTTGGCGGTGTGGTCTCAGTATATAAGCTTATAACTGAAGGAACTTTTGTTCAGAAAATTCATGAATCGTCATTTGTGTTGTTAGCTATTGTAATTGTCTTATCAATTCTTTTTGGATCAGTATTTTGTGGCTTTATATGTCCATTTGGCTCAGTGCAAGAATGGATAGGTAAATTAGGTAAGATGATTTTTAAGAAGAGGTTTAATAAATTTATTCCTTCAAAGTATGATAAATATTTTAGGTATTTTAGGTATGTCGTACTTTTATGGGTTGTATACATAACAGCTAAAACAGGCACTTTAGTTTTTGCAAATATTGATCCTTATCATGCATTATTTACCTTTTGGACTGGTGAAGTGGCTATACAAGCTTTGATTTTTCTTATAGTCATAATTATACTTTCTTTTATTGTTGAAAGACCTTTTTGCAAATATTTTTGTCCGCTTGGTGCTTTTGTTGGGTTGTTTAATTTAATAAGAATATTTAAAATCAAGAGAAATCCTTCATATTGTATATCATGTAAAAAATGTAATAGTGTTTGTCCAATGAATATTGACGTGCACAGCAAAGAGGTTATTAATGATCCTCAATGCGTAACATGCTTACAATGTTCATCAGAAATTAGTTGTCCTGTTGAAAATACTATCGTATTTGAAACAAGGAGATGGATTAAAAATGAGAATAAACATTAA
- a CDS encoding DUF2680 domain-containing protein, producing MKRRIGFVVAVALLVLALNLAAFAATSVSNNSAQSATNTTVLHMARGYGAQFMASIVAKLTGLTVDEVIKLRSQGQTFYQIALSKGVTAEKFKSAVYQEKAALVDQKVKDGVITKEQAEAIKAQMKARIDSCNGQGFANRPQTGYGIFGGGNGQKQAIGQGKGIGYGRGMRGFVNGNSSNQSK from the coding sequence ATGAAAAGAAGAATAGGTTTTGTGGTAGCAGTGGCTTTATTAGTGCTTGCCCTGAACTTAGCTGCTTTTGCCGCAACAAGTGTTTCAAACAACAGTGCACAATCAGCAACTAATACCACAGTTTTGCACATGGCAAGAGGATATGGTGCTCAGTTTATGGCATCAATTGTAGCAAAGCTGACAGGTCTTACAGTTGATGAGGTTATAAAATTGAGGTCACAAGGACAAACTTTCTACCAGATAGCTTTGTCAAAAGGTGTGACAGCTGAGAAGTTTAAAAGTGCTGTATATCAAGAAAAAGCTGCTTTAGTTGACCAAAAAGTAAAAGATGGCGTTATTACAAAAGAACAGGCAGAGGCAATAAAAGCACAGATGAAAGCACGAATTGACAGCTGCAACGGACAGGGTTTCGCAAACAGACCACAAACTGGGTATGGAATATTTGGTGGTGGAAATGGGCAAAAGCAGGCTATTGGGCAAGGTAAAGGTATTGGCTACGGCAGAGGTATGAGAGGTTTTGTAAATGGAAATTCTTCGAATCAATCAAAATAA
- a CDS encoding response regulator transcription factor, with translation MKILLIEDEEKLRKIIKLYLEKEGFEVEEASDGNEAIEKFQPSMYSVVILDVMLPQKDGWSVLREIRKKDDTPVIMLTARGEDDDKIFGFELGADDYVVKPVSPKEIVARVKAILKRTKKPNSNDILFIDKAAREVYVKGQKINLTQKEYELLLYLYERQNIALSREQILNSVWGYEYYGDLRTVDTHIKNLREKLGDLRDYIKTVRGYGYKFEVKK, from the coding sequence TTGAAGATACTGCTGATTGAAGATGAAGAAAAACTCAGAAAAATAATAAAGTTATATCTTGAAAAAGAAGGATTTGAAGTAGAAGAAGCATCGGACGGAAACGAAGCAATCGAAAAATTTCAACCTTCAATGTACTCTGTTGTAATCTTAGATGTGATGCTACCCCAAAAAGATGGCTGGAGTGTGCTGAGAGAAATAAGGAAAAAGGACGATACGCCAGTTATTATGCTAACAGCTCGTGGAGAGGATGATGATAAGATATTTGGATTTGAACTTGGTGCTGATGATTATGTTGTAAAGCCTGTCAGTCCTAAGGAGATTGTTGCACGTGTAAAGGCAATTTTAAAGAGAACCAAAAAGCCCAATTCAAATGACATTTTGTTCATCGACAAAGCAGCAAGAGAAGTATATGTAAAAGGTCAAAAAATAAATCTTACTCAAAAAGAATATGAGCTTTTATTGTACCTATATGAAAGGCAAAACATTGCCCTTTCAAGAGAGCAGATTTTAAATAGCGTATGGGGTTATGAATATTATGGTGATCTTAGAACGGTGGATACACATATTAAAAACCTCAGAGAGAAGCTTGGAGATCTCAGAGATTACATTAAAACAGTAAGAGGTTATGGATACAAGTTTGAGGTGAAAAAATGA
- a CDS encoding sensor histidine kinase — MRRISFKLLIYTLILLFCMLALSFFLQGNIITSGFKANLKNKMIQYAKDISDKFKNNLDYSSEANNIANIINGRVSIYDSNGSLIESHGRFMFGRTRNIERQTILDVLSGKTIYRTDQRTFQGSTLITLGMPIINNNKIIAAIFIHTPLHDIQNDVRNVKNQIFILFIAALLASIIGAYMLSSLFTKPILKIIDAAKAIAKGDYNVKIDVKNKDEIGELAKTITFMAQNLSKTEKLRRDFIANTTHELRTPLSIIKSYAEAIYDDILNKDQIKEYAYSIMIEADHLNNLINEILELSKLQSGTIQLNIRPISLKNLFNEIISEVNIIKGNRKFWLFEDDIVTKADGKLLKRAFSNIIINAIHHTNDTGNVYIKAEKENDHIKVSIKDDGEGIDEADLPYIFNRFYSKSAKKGIGGLGLSIAKEIIQMHNGEISVFSKKGEGAEFVVKLKC, encoded by the coding sequence ATGAGAAGGATAAGTTTTAAACTATTGATTTACACACTTATTTTGCTCTTCTGTATGTTAGCTTTAAGTTTTTTTCTTCAAGGAAATATCATCACAAGCGGTTTTAAAGCTAACCTAAAAAATAAAATGATTCAATATGCAAAAGACATTTCTGATAAATTCAAGAATAACCTTGATTATTCAAGCGAAGCAAATAATATAGCTAATATTATAAATGGCAGGGTATCAATATACGATTCAAACGGCAGTTTGATAGAATCTCACGGCAGATTCATGTTTGGAAGAACAAGGAATATTGAAAGACAAACAATTTTAGATGTTTTATCAGGAAAAACCATCTATCGAACAGACCAAAGAACATTTCAAGGAAGTACATTAATTACCTTAGGAATGCCTATAATTAACAATAATAAGATCATAGCGGCAATATTTATTCATACACCTTTGCATGACATTCAAAATGACGTTCGAAATGTCAAAAATCAAATTTTTATCCTTTTTATCGCTGCTCTTTTGGCATCAATCATTGGTGCATATATGCTGAGCAGTTTATTCACAAAACCCATTCTTAAAATCATTGATGCTGCCAAAGCTATAGCAAAGGGAGATTATAACGTTAAAATTGATGTTAAAAACAAAGATGAAATTGGTGAGCTTGCAAAAACAATCACATTTATGGCTCAAAATCTTTCTAAAACCGAAAAGTTAAGGAGAGACTTTATAGCAAATACAACTCATGAATTGAGAACTCCGCTGAGCATCATAAAAAGTTATGCTGAAGCTATATATGATGACATATTAAACAAAGACCAAATTAAAGAATATGCCTACTCAATCATGATTGAGGCTGACCACTTAAATAATCTTATAAATGAAATTCTTGAGCTATCAAAACTGCAATCTGGCACTATACAGTTGAATATACGACCTATAAGCTTAAAAAACCTTTTTAATGAGATTATCAGCGAAGTAAACATTATAAAAGGAAATAGGAAGTTTTGGCTTTTTGAAGATGATATCGTAACAAAAGCTGATGGCAAACTTTTAAAAAGGGCTTTTAGTAACATTATTATCAATGCTATTCATCATACAAACGACACAGGAAACGTTTATATAAAAGCTGAAAAAGAAAATGACCATATCAAAGTATCAATCAAAGATGATGGAGAAGGTATTGATGAAGCAGATTTGCCTTATATTTTCAATAGATTTTACAGCAAAAGTGCAAAAAAAGGAATAGGTGGGCTGGGCTTATCAATAGCAAAAGAGATAATACAAATGCATAATGGTGAAATTAGTGTATTTAGCAAAAAAGGAGAAGGTGCTGAGTTTGTGGTAAAACTCAAATGTTAA